In Xylanibacter ruminicola 23, a single genomic region encodes these proteins:
- a CDS encoding DUF6078 family protein, with product MNKEECLRAQAAHNLPCFIHECPLHQTCLHWLTGQYYGSDFHVVTSVNPYYPNVNSLQCTLYQKDEIVTYAIGIKHIFDDIPYPIARIVKKRLIALFSRKRFYEYRNGTRPIPPKDQQHIARIFHEEGWDGEIRYDDWKEDYQW from the coding sequence ATGAATAAAGAAGAATGCCTCCGTGCGCAAGCCGCACATAACTTACCGTGTTTTATACACGAGTGTCCACTACACCAGACCTGTCTGCACTGGCTAACAGGTCAATACTATGGTAGCGACTTCCATGTAGTTACCAGTGTTAATCCTTACTACCCCAACGTGAACTCACTGCAATGCACCTTGTATCAAAAGGATGAGATTGTTACCTACGCCATCGGCATTAAGCACATTTTTGATGACATTCCCTATCCTATTGCACGTATTGTTAAGAAACGCCTCATCGCACTCTTTTCGCGTAAGCGTTTCTACGAGTATCGCAACGGCACACGTCCCATTCCTCCAAAAGACCAACAGCACATTGCCCGTATCTTCCACGAAGAAGGTTGGGATGGAGAAATCCGCTACGACGATTGGAAAGAAGACTATCAGTGGTAA
- a CDS encoding BACON domain-containing protein — MKSEVEVPNGAVNYFKNDMDFDFDGGSKIVAFSANLRWSMEKTNTQNGVDWLTIDPTVGGSGNSKVTFTAAENNTYEDRNMVVRFICGDTIRNIRVNQKRLEAITLTSDVFEVPASGGYVHVVVNHSKDFEFTIPENYKGWIHQATASTRGLLDQSVISFTIDPSEEYEKREGKIYFTAGDEQEVVTVYQAGEGQLVLSQNEYNLTAAEQEFTVDVSSNYDFSIEMPKVEWLKENISQTRGMSSHTLKFKVTQNDDYNTRSAKIKIYDKNSNQSEDIVINQASIGAKLILDTKTFSINSEKQDLDIDVMSNFDYNVDFQGANWLRKRQNNTRGITNRVLMLSIDENKNNDARTAQIKLSDKNSEVAEIITITQGAKSGIEVPTKEFAVDELGGTITIKVNANADYKLTSNNDWISIAANTRALTPHEHQVTIAALGDAEDRDGTITVSNDALNYSATITIKQRNTFYFETKSMDIMVGKEKMLSVKNTTKQNVEWSSSNTAIATVTDNGYVKGINKGTATIIAKTADGKHTATCKVRICEIPDMITIKSGGTVSKEGDLLKNGSQIKWAIKNNSPVKITLKSMQLEGKASGELGNEYYANEDIAAGSTVTKTTKIEAAAGYHLPITCHFVFVYDNKESEIDATYE; from the coding sequence ATGAAGTCAGAGGTAGAGGTACCCAATGGAGCAGTAAATTACTTTAAAAACGACATGGACTTTGATTTTGACGGCGGTTCAAAGATTGTAGCTTTCTCTGCCAACCTCAGATGGTCTATGGAAAAAACGAACACTCAAAATGGCGTAGATTGGCTCACCATCGATCCGACTGTCGGCGGTTCAGGTAATAGCAAGGTAACATTTACAGCTGCAGAGAATAACACATATGAAGACCGCAACATGGTAGTACGCTTTATTTGTGGCGACACCATCCGCAATATCCGAGTAAACCAGAAACGCCTGGAGGCCATCACTCTAACTTCCGACGTATTCGAGGTTCCTGCTTCAGGAGGCTATGTTCATGTCGTCGTTAATCACTCGAAGGATTTTGAATTCACCATTCCTGAGAACTATAAAGGTTGGATACACCAAGCAACAGCTTCAACACGAGGTTTGTTAGACCAATCTGTTATCTCCTTCACAATCGATCCCAGCGAGGAATACGAAAAACGCGAAGGCAAGATTTACTTTACTGCAGGAGACGAGCAAGAAGTTGTAACCGTTTATCAAGCTGGCGAGGGACAATTGGTTCTGTCGCAAAACGAATACAATCTTACTGCAGCAGAACAGGAATTTACCGTTGACGTAAGCAGTAACTATGATTTCAGCATTGAAATGCCAAAGGTAGAATGGCTGAAAGAGAATATCAGTCAGACGCGTGGCATGTCATCGCATACACTGAAGTTCAAGGTTACTCAAAACGATGACTATAATACCCGTTCGGCTAAAATCAAGATTTACGACAAGAACAGCAATCAGTCTGAAGATATAGTTATTAATCAAGCATCAATTGGTGCAAAACTCATTTTGGACACCAAAACGTTTAGTATCAATAGCGAAAAGCAGGATCTTGACATCGACGTAATGAGTAATTTTGATTATAATGTTGACTTCCAAGGTGCCAACTGGCTCAGAAAACGCCAAAACAACACCCGTGGCATAACAAACAGGGTATTAATGTTATCAATTGACGAGAATAAGAACAATGATGCTCGTACAGCCCAAATCAAACTGTCTGACAAGAACAGTGAAGTTGCAGAAATAATTACTATTACCCAGGGAGCAAAGAGCGGTATTGAGGTTCCAACCAAGGAGTTTGCTGTAGATGAACTTGGCGGCACCATTACCATCAAGGTAAATGCCAATGCCGATTACAAGCTGACCTCTAATAACGATTGGATTTCGATAGCAGCAAACACTCGTGCTCTTACACCTCACGAGCATCAGGTAACCATTGCTGCACTTGGCGATGCCGAAGACAGAGATGGTACTATCACTGTATCGAACGACGCGCTGAACTATAGTGCCACCATCACCATCAAGCAGCGTAACACCTTCTATTTCGAGACTAAGAGCATGGACATCATGGTTGGCAAGGAAAAGATGCTGTCTGTAAAGAACACCACGAAGCAGAACGTGGAATGGAGCAGCAGCAACACTGCGATTGCAACAGTTACTGACAACGGCTATGTAAAGGGCATTAACAAAGGTACAGCCACAATAATAGCCAAGACGGCTGATGGCAAGCATACAGCAACCTGTAAGGTAAGAATTTGCGAGATTCCTGATATGATTACCATCAAGAGTGGCGGTACCGTATCAAAGGAGGGTGATCTCCTCAAGAACGGAAGCCAGATCAAATGGGCCATCAAAAACAACAGTCCTGTTAAGATTACCCTCAAGAGTATGCAGCTCGAAGGTAAGGCATCTGGCGAACTGGGAAATGAGTATTATGCCAACGAAGATATTGCAGCCGGCAGTACTGTTACCAAGACCACAAAGATTGAAGCTGCGGCTGGGTATCACCTACCAATCACCTGTCACTTCGTATTTGTATATGACAATAAGGAATCTGAAATAGATGCCACTTACGAATAA